In Streptomyces thermolilacinus SPC6, a single genomic region encodes these proteins:
- the groES gene encoding co-chaperone GroES translates to MTTTSSKVAIKPLEDRIVVQPLDAEQTTASGLVIPDTAKEKPQEGVVLAVGPGRFENGERLPLDVKTGDIVLYSKYGGTEVKYSGEEYLVLSARDVLAIVEK, encoded by the coding sequence GTGACGACCACCAGCTCCAAGGTTGCCATCAAGCCGCTCGAGGACCGCATCGTGGTCCAGCCGCTCGACGCCGAGCAGACCACGGCCTCTGGCCTGGTCATTCCGGACACCGCCAAGGAGAAGCCCCAGGAGGGCGTCGTCCTGGCCGTCGGCCCGGGCCGCTTCGAGAACGGCGAGCGCCTGCCGCTCGACGTGAAGACCGGCGACATCGTGCTCTACAGCAAGTACGGCGGCACCGAGGTGAAGTACAGCGGCGAGGAGTACCTCGTCCTCTCGGCCCGCGACGTGCTCGCGATCGTCGAGAAGTAA
- a CDS encoding polysaccharide deacetylase family protein, whose product MVAGLLVAALGTACAAEGTHPPGAGAAPSGRHGNEAQAGQAPAGQGQGRQAPQARPETASEALTAYVERFRQAQARRAVVARRWGLKQTPLLPPDPPKVKPEITFRKGFEVGDPSLPPVFTTVPTKDRVVFLTIDDGADKDPELLRMMSELDIPYSAFLSDYLVKEDYGYFKRMQGLGVALHNHTLTHPYMPALSYEEQKREICGQQDVIQRRYGKRPTLFRPPYGNYDADTLRAARDCGIKAVPLWSAEAFPDRMEWREWDRDLHPGDIVLTHFRGRGEWKGSMADMIRRAMDTITARGYAVARLEDYV is encoded by the coding sequence ATGGTCGCGGGCCTGCTCGTCGCCGCCCTGGGAACCGCCTGCGCGGCGGAGGGCACCCACCCGCCCGGCGCGGGCGCGGCCCCGTCGGGGCGGCACGGCAACGAGGCACAGGCCGGCCAGGCCCCGGCGGGTCAGGGCCAGGGGCGGCAGGCCCCGCAGGCGCGGCCGGAGACCGCGTCCGAGGCGCTGACCGCGTACGTCGAGCGGTTCCGCCAGGCCCAGGCGCGGCGTGCGGTCGTCGCCCGCCGGTGGGGCCTGAAACAGACCCCGCTCCTGCCCCCCGACCCGCCGAAGGTGAAGCCGGAGATCACCTTCCGCAAGGGCTTCGAGGTCGGCGACCCCAGCCTCCCGCCGGTCTTCACCACCGTCCCGACCAAGGACCGCGTCGTGTTCCTCACCATCGACGACGGCGCCGACAAGGACCCCGAGCTGCTGCGGATGATGTCCGAGCTGGACATCCCGTACAGCGCCTTCCTCAGCGACTACCTGGTCAAGGAGGACTACGGCTACTTCAAGCGCATGCAGGGCCTCGGCGTCGCCCTGCACAACCACACCCTGACCCACCCGTACATGCCCGCGCTCTCCTACGAGGAGCAGAAGCGCGAGATCTGCGGCCAGCAGGACGTCATCCAGCGCCGGTACGGCAAGCGGCCCACGCTGTTCCGCCCGCCCTACGGCAACTACGACGCCGACACGCTGCGCGCCGCCCGCGACTGCGGCATCAAGGCCGTGCCGCTGTGGTCCGCCGAGGCGTTCCCGGACCGCATGGAGTGGCGCGAATGGGACCGCGACCTGCACCCCGGCGACATCGTCCTCACCCACTTCCGGGGGCGCGGCGAGTGGAAGGGGTCGATGGCCGACATGATCCGCCGCGCCATGGACACCATCACCGCGCGCGGGTACGCGGTGGCCCGCCTGGAGGACTACGTGTGA
- a CDS encoding class I SAM-dependent methyltransferase yields MGRVTDLADLEALLTDEGRGLLADLRHYDPAQELAIASRLRRDHPAALVSAALGQARLRQRAVAKFGADDAYRMFFTPNGVEQSTRASVAGHRAAAFARLGVRSVADLCCGIGGDAVALARAGIAVLAVDRDPLTAAVARANAEALGLAGLIEVRCADVTEVDTSAYDAVFVDPARRGGRGRIFDPEAYSPPLSWAVDTARRARHAALKVAPGIPHEVVPPEAEAEWISDGGDVKEAVLWFGTAPGSVRATLLPSGAALAVPGPLPAPPVRKVGRYLYEPDGAVIRAHLVAEVAARLDGGLVDETIAYVTADELRPTPYATAYEITDELPFNLKRLKALLREREVGTLTVKKRGSAVEPEEVRRRVKPKGPNAATVFLTRVAGAPTMLIGQPAGRG; encoded by the coding sequence ATGGGACGGGTGACCGATCTCGCCGACCTCGAAGCCCTCCTCACCGACGAGGGCCGGGGCCTCCTCGCCGACCTGCGCCACTACGACCCCGCCCAGGAGCTGGCCATCGCCTCCCGGCTGCGCCGCGACCACCCGGCGGCGCTCGTGTCGGCGGCGCTCGGGCAGGCGCGGCTGCGACAGCGGGCGGTGGCCAAGTTCGGCGCCGACGACGCGTACCGGATGTTCTTCACGCCCAACGGCGTCGAGCAGTCCACGCGCGCCTCGGTCGCCGGGCACCGGGCGGCGGCCTTCGCGCGGCTCGGCGTGCGGAGCGTCGCGGACCTGTGCTGCGGCATCGGCGGCGACGCGGTCGCGCTGGCCAGGGCCGGTATCGCCGTCCTCGCCGTGGACCGCGACCCGCTCACGGCGGCCGTCGCCCGCGCCAACGCCGAGGCGCTGGGCCTGGCCGGTCTGATCGAGGTGCGCTGCGCGGATGTGACGGAGGTGGACACGTCCGCGTACGACGCCGTGTTCGTGGACCCGGCGCGGCGCGGCGGGCGGGGCCGGATCTTCGACCCGGAGGCGTACTCGCCGCCCCTGTCGTGGGCGGTGGACACGGCCCGGCGGGCCCGGCACGCGGCGCTGAAGGTCGCGCCGGGCATCCCGCACGAGGTGGTGCCGCCGGAGGCCGAGGCCGAGTGGATCTCGGACGGCGGGGACGTGAAGGAGGCCGTGCTGTGGTTCGGCACGGCGCCCGGTTCCGTACGGGCGACGCTGCTGCCGTCCGGGGCGGCCCTGGCCGTGCCGGGGCCACTGCCCGCGCCGCCGGTCCGGAAGGTCGGCCGCTACCTGTACGAGCCGGACGGCGCCGTCATCCGCGCGCACCTGGTCGCCGAGGTCGCCGCGCGGCTGGACGGCGGGCTCGTGGACGAGACGATCGCGTACGTCACGGCCGACGAGCTGCGCCCGACGCCGTACGCCACCGCGTACGAGATCACCGACGAGCTGCCGTTCAACCTGAAGCGGCTCAAGGCGCTGCTGCGGGAGCGCGAGGTGGGCACCCTGACGGTGAAGAAGCGCGGCTCGGCGGTGGAGCCGGAGGAGGTGCGGCGCCGGGTGAAGCCGAAGGGCCCGAACGCGGCGACCGTGTTCCTCACGCGTGTGGCGGGCGCCCCGACGATGCTGATCGGGCAGCCCGCGGGCCGGGGCTGA
- the tsaD gene encoding tRNA (adenosine(37)-N6)-threonylcarbamoyltransferase complex transferase subunit TsaD, producing the protein MADEPLVLGIETSCDETGVGIVRGTTLLANAVASSVDTHARYGGVVPEIASRAHLEAMVPTIERALRDAGISARDLDGIAVTAGPGLAGALLVGVSAAKAYAYALDKPLYGVNHLASHICVDQLEHGPLPEPTMALLVSGGHSSLLLAPDITSDVRPMGATIDDAAGEAFDKIARVLNLGFPGGPVIDRLAKEGDPAAIAFPRGLSGPRDPAYDFSFSGLKTAVARWVEAKRNAGEDVPVRDVAASFQEAVVDVLTRKAVRACKDQGVDHLMIGGGVAANSRLRALAEERCERAGIRLRVPRPGLCTDNGAMVAALGAEMVARNRPASDLELSADSSLPVTDPHVPGGHDHDHLHEISKENLYS; encoded by the coding sequence ATGGCTGACGAACCCCTCGTCCTCGGCATCGAGACCTCCTGCGACGAGACCGGCGTCGGCATCGTCCGCGGCACCACCCTGCTCGCGAACGCCGTCGCGTCGAGCGTGGACACGCACGCCCGGTACGGCGGCGTCGTTCCCGAGATCGCCTCCCGCGCCCACCTGGAGGCCATGGTCCCGACCATCGAGCGGGCCCTGAGGGACGCCGGGATCTCCGCGCGCGACCTCGACGGCATCGCCGTCACCGCGGGCCCGGGCCTCGCGGGCGCGCTGCTGGTCGGCGTCTCCGCGGCGAAGGCGTACGCGTACGCCCTGGACAAGCCGCTGTACGGGGTGAACCACCTGGCCTCGCACATCTGCGTGGACCAGCTGGAGCACGGGCCGCTGCCCGAGCCGACGATGGCGCTGCTGGTCAGCGGCGGCCACTCGTCGCTGCTCCTCGCGCCCGACATCACCTCCGACGTCCGCCCCATGGGCGCCACCATCGACGACGCGGCGGGCGAGGCGTTCGACAAGATCGCCCGCGTGCTGAACCTGGGCTTCCCCGGCGGCCCCGTCATCGACCGGCTCGCCAAGGAGGGCGACCCGGCCGCCATCGCGTTCCCGCGCGGACTGAGCGGGCCGCGCGACCCCGCGTACGACTTCTCCTTCTCCGGCCTGAAGACCGCCGTGGCCCGATGGGTCGAGGCGAAGCGGAACGCCGGTGAGGACGTGCCCGTACGGGACGTGGCCGCGTCCTTCCAGGAGGCCGTCGTGGACGTGCTGACCCGCAAGGCCGTGCGGGCCTGCAAGGACCAGGGCGTCGACCATCTGATGATCGGCGGCGGTGTCGCGGCCAACTCCCGGCTGCGGGCCCTCGCCGAGGAGCGCTGCGAGCGGGCCGGTATCCGGCTGCGCGTGCCGCGCCCGGGCCTGTGCACCGACAACGGCGCGATGGTCGCCGCGCTCGGCGCCGAGATGGTCGCCCGCAACCGGCCCGCCTCCGACCTGGAGCTGTCCGCCGACTCGTCCCTGCCGGTCACGGACCCGCACGTGCCTGGCGGTCACGACCACGACCACCTGCACGAGATCAGCAAGGAGAACCTGTACTCGTGA
- a CDS encoding GNAT family N-acetyltransferase: MTGPVLREMRWWDIAPVLELERELFPEDAWSEGMFWSELAHARGPRSTRRYIVAEEPAAGSAEEPAAGFPEEPAAGFPEEPGDGPGGPRPARIVGYAGLAAAGGLGDVQTIAVARDQWGTGLGARLLTELLHHATAFECEEVLLEVRVDNTRAQRLYERFGFEPIGFRRGYYQPGNVDALVMRLTVQDPASPQPEPETTTDPTDPTAPTDLTTPESAETHG, translated from the coding sequence GTGACCGGGCCCGTACTGCGCGAGATGCGCTGGTGGGACATCGCACCGGTGCTGGAGCTCGAACGGGAGCTGTTCCCCGAGGACGCCTGGTCGGAGGGCATGTTCTGGTCGGAGCTGGCCCACGCGCGCGGCCCGCGCTCGACCCGCCGGTACATCGTCGCGGAGGAGCCCGCGGCCGGGTCCGCGGAGGAGCCCGCGGCCGGGTTCCCGGAAGAGCCCGCGGCCGGGTTCCCGGAAGAGCCCGGCGACGGGCCCGGCGGCCCGCGTCCCGCCCGTATCGTCGGGTACGCGGGGCTCGCGGCGGCCGGCGGGCTCGGCGACGTCCAGACCATCGCCGTCGCCCGCGACCAGTGGGGCACCGGCCTCGGCGCCCGCCTGCTGACCGAGCTCCTCCACCACGCCACCGCGTTCGAGTGCGAGGAAGTCCTCCTGGAGGTGCGGGTGGACAACACCCGCGCCCAGCGGCTGTACGAGCGGTTCGGCTTCGAGCCCATCGGCTTCCGCCGCGGCTACTACCAGCCGGGCAACGTGGACGCCCTCGTGATGCGGCTGACCGTCCAGGACCCCGCCTCGCCCCAGCCGGAGCCGGAGACCACCACCGACCCGACCGACCCGACCGCCCCGACCGACCTGACGACCCCTGAGAGCGCTGAGACCCATGGCTGA
- the tsaB gene encoding tRNA (adenosine(37)-N6)-threonylcarbamoyltransferase complex dimerization subunit type 1 TsaB, with the protein MLLLAMDTATPAVTVALHDGQSVLAQSAQVDARRHGELLLPAVHRVLGEAGLKLGAVTGVVVGVGPGPYTGLRVGLVTAATFASALGVPVHGLCTLDGLAYASGIDEPFVVATDARRKEVYWARYDDHRTRTTEPSVDRPADIAEQVAGLPAVGAGARLYGEVFPDARAPEHQSAAALAALAAERLAAGEELLEPRPMYLRRPDAQVPKNYKVVTPK; encoded by the coding sequence GTGCTGTTGCTCGCCATGGATACCGCCACCCCCGCCGTCACCGTCGCCCTCCACGACGGGCAGTCGGTCCTCGCCCAGTCCGCGCAGGTCGACGCCAGGCGGCACGGGGAGCTGCTGCTGCCCGCCGTCCACCGCGTCCTCGGTGAGGCCGGTCTGAAGCTCGGCGCCGTCACGGGCGTCGTCGTCGGCGTCGGCCCCGGCCCGTACACGGGGCTGCGCGTCGGCCTGGTCACGGCGGCCACCTTCGCCTCCGCCCTCGGCGTGCCCGTCCACGGGCTCTGCACGCTCGACGGTCTCGCCTACGCCTCCGGCATCGACGAGCCGTTCGTCGTGGCGACCGACGCGCGCCGCAAGGAGGTGTACTGGGCGCGGTACGACGACCACCGCACCCGTACGACCGAGCCGTCCGTCGACCGGCCCGCCGACATCGCCGAACAGGTCGCGGGCCTCCCGGCGGTCGGCGCCGGGGCGCGGCTGTACGGCGAGGTCTTCCCGGACGCCCGCGCCCCCGAGCACCAGTCCGCCGCCGCGCTCGCCGCGCTCGCCGCCGAACGGCTCGCGGCGGGCGAGGAGCTGCTGGAGCCGCGCCCGATGTACCTGCGCCGTCCCGACGCGCAGGTGCCGAAGAACTACAAGGTGGTCACGCCGAAGTGA
- a CDS encoding L,D-transpeptidase — protein MAGLTAAALAAVGFLAYQASATAPADLRSAAKATGSASPSASPAASAPGAPAEPVKDPLALPPQSGSGERVVYALADRRVWLVDESGKVTRTFPVTPSTVSPAPGTYAVTSRSGVVRGSDGVQVEHVVRFATVDGVTVGFSAAVDGSMSSPDPSRRTGGVRMARADGDALWTFATVNAKVVVVP, from the coding sequence GTGGCCGGGCTCACGGCGGCGGCGCTCGCGGCGGTCGGCTTCCTCGCCTACCAGGCGTCGGCCACCGCCCCCGCCGATCTGCGGTCCGCGGCGAAGGCGACCGGCTCCGCGTCGCCGTCCGCGTCCCCCGCCGCCTCCGCGCCGGGCGCCCCCGCCGAGCCCGTCAAGGACCCGCTGGCGCTGCCGCCGCAGTCCGGTTCGGGCGAGCGCGTCGTGTACGCGCTGGCCGACCGGCGGGTGTGGCTGGTGGACGAGAGCGGCAAGGTGACCCGTACGTTCCCGGTGACGCCCAGCACGGTCAGCCCGGCGCCCGGCACGTACGCGGTGACGTCCCGGTCGGGCGTGGTGCGCGGCTCCGACGGGGTGCAGGTGGAGCACGTGGTGCGGTTCGCGACGGTGGACGGGGTGACGGTCGGCTTCAGCGCCGCCGTGGACGGCTCCATGTCCAGCCCGGACCCGAGCCGCCGTACGGGCGGGGTGCGGATGGCGCGGGCGGACGGCGACGCGCTGTGGACGTTCGCGACGGTCAACGCGAAGGTGGTCGTCGTTCCCTGA
- the tsaE gene encoding tRNA (adenosine(37)-N6)-threonylcarbamoyltransferase complex ATPase subunit type 1 TsaE, producing MEAAHTDTTGAAGTPAPAATSQAPATARLTVHSPQEMQELGRALARLLRPGDLVMLTGELGAGKTTLTRGLGEGLGVRGAVTSPTFVIARVHPSLTGGPALVHVDAYRLGGGLDEMEDLDLDVSLPESVVVVEWGDGKVEDLTDDRLHVVIDRVVGATDDDRREVTLTGVGARWEGVDLKLG from the coding sequence ATGGAAGCTGCGCACACCGACACGACCGGGGCCGCCGGGACCCCCGCCCCCGCCGCCACCTCGCAGGCCCCCGCCACCGCCCGCCTCACCGTGCACTCGCCCCAGGAGATGCAGGAACTCGGCCGCGCCCTCGCCCGGCTGCTGCGCCCCGGCGACCTGGTGATGCTCACCGGGGAGCTGGGCGCCGGAAAGACGACCCTGACGCGCGGCCTCGGCGAGGGCCTCGGCGTGCGCGGCGCGGTCACGTCCCCGACGTTCGTCATCGCCCGTGTCCACCCGTCGCTGACCGGCGGCCCCGCGCTGGTCCACGTGGACGCCTACCGGCTGGGCGGCGGCCTGGACGAGATGGAGGACCTGGACCTCGACGTGTCGCTGCCCGAGTCGGTGGTCGTCGTCGAGTGGGGCGACGGCAAGGTCGAGGACCTGACGGACGACCGGCTGCACGTGGTCATCGACCGGGTCGTCGGCGCCACGGACGACGACCGGCGCGAGGTGACGCTCACCGGCGTGGGGGCGCGCTGGGAGGGCGTGGACCTGAAGCTGGGCTGA
- a CDS encoding alpha/beta fold hydrolase — MTETGTGTGAEAAASAVGAVLAEAGAPTATGWRRRAGFAGAAIGVVAAGAAAGVALERLTVGRGVRRKARLALDASAPYGALRGSPGTATADDGTALHYETEELEGPGGPTVVFSHGYCLSQDSWHFQRAALRGRVRAVYWDQRSHGRSGRGTGPVSIDRLGRDLRAVIDAAAPEGPLVLVGHSMGGMTVMALADQYPELVRDRVVGVAFLGTSSGRLAELTYGLPAAPAQAVRRVLPGVLRALGARAELVERGRRATADLFAGLVKRYSFGSGDVDPVIARFAERMIEATPIDVVAEFYPAFAEHDKADALAALADAEIPVLVLAGEKDLVTPLSHTEAIAALLPDAELAVVPDGGHLVMLEHPGTVTARLVELLVRAGALAPDDAGTGGRSG, encoded by the coding sequence GTGACGGAGACCGGTACGGGGACGGGAGCGGAGGCGGCGGCGTCCGCCGTCGGCGCGGTGCTCGCCGAGGCGGGTGCGCCGACGGCGACGGGCTGGCGGCGACGAGCCGGGTTCGCGGGCGCGGCCATCGGCGTCGTCGCGGCGGGCGCGGCCGCCGGGGTCGCCCTGGAGCGGCTCACCGTCGGCCGGGGCGTACGCCGCAAGGCCCGCCTCGCCCTGGACGCCTCCGCCCCCTACGGCGCGCTGCGCGGCAGCCCCGGCACGGCCACCGCCGACGACGGCACGGCCCTGCACTACGAGACCGAGGAGTTGGAGGGCCCCGGCGGCCCCACCGTCGTGTTCAGCCACGGCTACTGCCTCAGCCAGGACTCCTGGCACTTCCAGCGCGCCGCCCTGCGCGGCCGGGTCCGGGCCGTCTACTGGGACCAGCGCAGCCACGGCCGGTCCGGGCGCGGCACCGGCCCCGTCTCCATCGACCGCCTCGGGCGCGACCTGAGGGCCGTCATCGACGCCGCCGCGCCCGAGGGGCCCCTGGTGCTGGTGGGGCACTCCATGGGCGGGATGACCGTCATGGCGCTGGCCGACCAGTACCCGGAGCTGGTCCGCGACCGGGTCGTCGGCGTCGCCTTCCTCGGTACGTCGTCGGGGCGCCTCGCCGAGCTGACGTACGGCCTCCCGGCGGCCCCCGCCCAGGCCGTGCGGCGTGTCCTGCCCGGCGTGCTGCGGGCCCTCGGGGCGCGGGCGGAGCTGGTGGAGCGCGGGCGGCGGGCGACGGCCGACCTGTTCGCGGGCCTGGTCAAGCGGTACAGCTTCGGTTCCGGGGACGTGGACCCGGTGATCGCCCGGTTCGCCGAGCGGATGATCGAGGCCACGCCCATCGATGTGGTCGCCGAGTTCTACCCCGCGTTCGCCGAGCACGACAAGGCCGACGCGCTGGCCGCCCTCGCCGACGCGGAGATCCCCGTCCTGGTCCTGGCGGGCGAGAAGGACCTGGTCACGCCGCTGTCCCACACGGAGGCCATCGCCGCGCTCCTGCCGGACGCCGAGCTGGCCGTCGTCCCCGACGGCGGGCACCTGGTGATGCTGGAGCACCCCGGTACGGTCACCGCGCGGCTGGTGGAGCTGCTGGTACGGGCGGGGGCGCTCGCCCCGGACGACGCGGGGACGGGCGGCCGCAGCGGTTAG
- the alr gene encoding alanine racemase, with product MSTTPQPRATHEPERPDTRARAEIDLDALRANVRALRARVAPSGARLMAVVKADAYGHGAVPCARAALDAGAAWLGTATPYEALALRAAGIDAPLLCWLWTPGGPFRAAVDAGIDIGVSGLWALHEAAEAARAAGRPARVQLKADTGLGRNGCLAADWPRLVGEALKAQADGLVRVTGLWSHFACADEPGHPSIGAQLARFHDMLEYAEKAGAEPEVRHMANSPATLTLPESHFDLVRTGVAMYGISPSPELGTPADFGLRPVMRLSASVASVKQAPPGLGISYGHHYVTDRETNLALVPLGYADGVPRHASGRGPVLLGGAVRTVAGRVAMDQFVVDLGDDTVEPGARAVLFGPGDDGEPTAEDWARAADTIAYEIVTRVGSRVPRVHLHERG from the coding sequence ATGAGTACCACACCGCAGCCCCGCGCCACCCACGAGCCCGAGCGCCCCGACACCCGCGCCCGCGCCGAGATCGACCTCGACGCGCTGCGCGCGAACGTCCGCGCGCTACGGGCGCGTGTCGCGCCGAGCGGCGCCCGGCTCATGGCGGTCGTCAAGGCCGACGCGTACGGGCACGGCGCCGTCCCGTGCGCCCGCGCCGCGCTCGACGCCGGTGCCGCCTGGCTCGGCACGGCCACGCCGTACGAGGCGCTCGCGCTGCGCGCCGCCGGGATCGATGCCCCGCTCCTGTGCTGGCTGTGGACGCCCGGCGGGCCGTTCCGCGCCGCCGTGGACGCCGGGATCGACATCGGGGTCAGCGGGCTGTGGGCCCTCCACGAGGCCGCCGAAGCCGCCCGCGCAGCGGGCCGTCCCGCCCGCGTCCAGCTCAAGGCCGACACGGGCCTCGGCCGCAACGGCTGCCTGGCCGCCGACTGGCCCCGCCTCGTCGGCGAGGCCCTCAAGGCGCAGGCCGACGGGCTGGTGCGGGTCACCGGCCTGTGGTCGCACTTCGCCTGCGCCGACGAGCCCGGGCACCCCTCCATCGGCGCCCAGCTGGCCCGCTTCCACGACATGCTGGAGTACGCGGAGAAGGCCGGGGCCGAGCCCGAGGTGCGGCACATGGCGAACTCGCCCGCCACGCTCACCCTGCCCGAGTCGCACTTCGACCTCGTCCGCACGGGGGTGGCGATGTACGGGATCTCGCCCAGCCCCGAGCTGGGCACCCCCGCCGACTTCGGGCTGCGGCCCGTGATGCGGCTGAGCGCCAGTGTGGCGTCCGTGAAGCAGGCGCCGCCCGGACTCGGCATCAGCTACGGCCACCACTACGTCACCGACCGCGAGACGAACCTCGCCCTGGTGCCGCTCGGCTACGCGGACGGCGTCCCCCGCCACGCCTCGGGCCGAGGCCCCGTGCTGCTGGGCGGGGCCGTGCGGACGGTGGCCGGACGCGTGGCGATGGACCAGTTCGTGGTGGACCTGGGCGACGACACGGTGGAGCCGGGCGCCCGCGCGGTGCTGTTCGGGCCCGGCGACGACGGTGAGCCCACGGCCGAGGACTGGGCGCGGGCGGCGGACACCATCGCGTACGAGATCGTCACCCGCGTCGGCTCCCGCGTGCCGCGCGTCCACCTCCACGAGCGGGGGTAG
- a CDS encoding HEAT repeat domain-containing protein, producing the protein MTPEEQELIVGLVIAPGSPPTRTVDEVLAHFGESDGGVLALRLLRDAMERRDADDVEFALVVKAAAHASGEEFLEPLIELFPADWHRDHEDIVSALGRFRSPRTVPTLVLATHWVPEYLDFDEARALAVKAIWALGAIPGPEAREALEGLRDADNEIIRENAVNQLARRGEL; encoded by the coding sequence ATGACGCCTGAGGAGCAGGAACTGATCGTGGGCCTGGTGATCGCGCCGGGGTCGCCCCCGACGCGCACGGTCGACGAGGTGCTCGCCCACTTCGGCGAGTCCGACGGCGGGGTACTGGCGCTCCGGCTGCTCCGGGACGCCATGGAGCGCCGGGACGCCGACGACGTCGAGTTCGCGCTGGTCGTCAAGGCTGCCGCCCATGCCTCGGGCGAGGAGTTCCTGGAACCGCTGATCGAACTGTTCCCCGCCGACTGGCACAGGGACCACGAGGACATCGTGTCCGCGCTGGGCAGGTTCCGCTCGCCCAGGACGGTGCCGACGCTGGTCCTGGCGACTCACTGGGTTCCCGAGTACCTGGACTTCGACGAGGCCCGGGCGCTCGCGGTGAAGGCGATCTGGGCACTCGGCGCCATTCCCGGACCGGAGGCCCGGGAAGCCCTGGAGGGCCTGCGCGACGCCGACAACGAGATCATCCGTGAGAACGCGGTGAACCAGCTCGCACGCCGCGGCGAGCTCTGA
- a CDS encoding SMI1/KNR4 family protein, producing MGEHPHVAALARIMPSVHGADERIDWAAAEARWGVPFPADYRDFMARYGGGSINGEATVLLPLPQEGLQWPPGDIAEETANVRDTWRVEGGRDALDADPEHLLAWGVTAGPDILCWLTTDPDPDRWPVVVCGRHTSPTFAVHPYGMAEFLHRLLADEYDDPPVSLVFWHGTPVRFVHWREEQRRYLAGLDRLTGDPDPYAQH from the coding sequence GTGGGGGAGCACCCGCACGTCGCCGCGCTGGCGCGCATCATGCCGTCGGTCCACGGGGCGGACGAACGGATCGACTGGGCGGCCGCCGAGGCGCGGTGGGGCGTCCCCTTCCCCGCCGACTACCGGGACTTCATGGCGCGCTACGGCGGCGGCTCCATCAACGGCGAGGCCACCGTGCTGCTCCCGCTGCCGCAGGAGGGCCTCCAGTGGCCGCCCGGCGACATCGCCGAGGAGACCGCGAACGTCCGTGACACCTGGCGGGTGGAGGGCGGTCGCGACGCGCTGGACGCCGACCCGGAGCACCTCCTGGCGTGGGGCGTCACGGCGGGCCCCGACATCCTGTGCTGGCTCACCACCGACCCGGACCCGGACCGCTGGCCGGTGGTCGTGTGCGGGCGGCACACGTCGCCGACGTTCGCCGTGCACCCGTACGGGATGGCGGAGTTCCTGCACCGGCTGCTGGCCGACGAGTACGACGACCCGCCGGTCAGCCTGGTCTTCTGGCACGGCACGCCGGTCCGCTTCGTGCACTGGCGGGAGGAGCAGCGCCGCTACCTGGCCGGCCTCGACCGCCTCACCGGCGACCCGGACCCGTACGCGCAGCATTAG